The DNA sequence AAGTTCTTCCGTGCCGTGGTCGATTTCGAGCTGCCACCGGAAGGCTCCTACGCCACCGGTATCGCGTTTCTCCCGCAGGGTTCCGGCGACGCCAAGACCGCGGTCGACGGTGTCGAGAAGATCGTGGAGGCCGAAGGTCTCACGGTTCTCGGCTGGCGTGACGTGCCCACCGACGAGAGCTCGCTCGGTGCCCTGGCCCGTGACGCGATGCCGACGTTCCGGCAGATCTTCATCGCCGGTGACTGCAGCGGTGAAGACCTCGAACGGCGTTCCTACGTGGTGCGCAAACGGGTCGAGACCGAGCTGGGCAACAAGGGCGCCGGCCAGGATGGTCCGGGACGCGAAACCGTGTACTTCCCCAGCCTTTCCGGCCGCACCTTCGTCTACAAGGGCATGCTCACCACCCCGCAGCTGCGTGGCTTCTACGTCGACCTGCAGGACGACCGGGTCGAGAGCGCGCTCGGACTGGTGCACTCACGCTTCTCCACCAACACGTTCCCGAGCTGGCCGCTGGCCCACCCGTTCCGGCGGGTTGCGCACAACGGCGAGATCAACACCGCCACCGGCAACGAGAACTGGATGCGTGCCCGCGAGGCGCTCATCGACACCAGCGTCTTCGGTGAGGGCACCGCGGACAAGATCTTCCCGGTTGTCACCCACGGCGCTTCGGACACCGCACGTTTCGACGAGGTGCTCGAACTCCTGCATCTCGGCGGCCGTAGCCTTCCGCACGCGGTCCTGATGATGATCCCCGAGGCGTGGGAACGCCACGAGTCGATGAAACCCGAACACCGGGCGTTCTACGAGTACCACTCCACGTTGATGGAGGCCTGGGACGGACCGGCGTCGGTGTGCTTCACCGACGGCACCGTGATCGGCGCGGTGCTCGACCGTAACGGTCTGCGCCCCAGCCGTATCTGGGTCACCAAGGACGGACTCGTCGTGATGGCGTCGGAGGTGGGTGTCCTCGACATCGACCATTCCGACGTGGTGCAGAAGTTGCGTCTGCAGCCGGGTCGGATGTTCTTGGTGGACACCGCAGCCGGCCGCATCGTCGACGACGCGGAGATCAAGGACGAGCTCGCCGCCGAACACCCGTACCAGCAGTGGCTGGACGAGGGCATGCTGCACCTCGACAAGCTGCCCGGACGGCCGCACACCCACATGCCACACGACCGGGTCCGGCTGCGCCAGCAGGTCTTCGGGTACACCACCGAAGAAGTGGACCTGCTGGTCTCACCGATGGCCACCACCGGTGCCGAGCCCATCGGCTCGATGGGTACCGACACCCCGCTCGCGGTGCTCTCGCAGCGCCCACGCATGCTGTTCGACTACTTCCAGCAGATGTTCGCGCAGGTCACCAACCCGCCGCTGGACGCCATCCGTGAAGAGGTGGTCACCAGTATCGGCGTGAGCATCGGCCGTGAGGCCGACCTGCTGAATCCCGGGCCCGAGTCGTGCCGCCAGATCGTGCTGCCCCAGCCGATCCTGGACAACGACGACCTCGCCAAGCTCGTGCACCTCGGTGACAACGAGCAGTACGCCGACTACCGCAGTGTGCAGATCCGCGGTCTCTACCCGGTCGCCGAGGGCGGCGACGGACTGCGCAAGGCGCTCGACAACGTGCGTACCCAGGTGTCCGAGGCCATCGCGGACGGCGTCCGACTGGTTGTCCTGTCCGACCGCGAGTCGGACGAGACCCTGGCGCCCATCCCGTCGCTGCTGCTGGTCTCCGCGGTGCACCACCACCTGGTGCGGGAAAAGACCCGTACCCAGGTCGGCCTGCTGGTGGAGGCCGGTGACGCCCGCGAGGTGCACCACATGGCCGCGCTCGTGGGCTTCGGTGCCGCGGCGATCAACCCCTACATGGCCTTCGAGACCATCGAGGACATGTCGGTGCGTGGCGCCCTGGGCGACCTCGACTACGAGACCGCGCGCAAGAACTACATCAAGGCTGCCGGCAAGGGCGTTCTCAAGGTGATGTCGAAGATGGGCATCTCGACGCTGGCGTCCTACACCGGCGCGCAGCTGTTCCAGGTCATCGGCATCAATCAGGACACCGTCGACGAGTACTTCACCGGGTTGCGGTCGCACCTCGGTGGTATCGGTCTCGACGACATCGCTGCCGACGTCACCGCACGCCATCAACTGGCGTTCAATCACCGGCCCGAGGAGCGCGCACACCGCGAGCTCGAGGTCGGTGGCGAATACCAGTGGCGTCGCGAGGGCGAGTACCACCTGTTCAACCCCGACACGGTGTTCAAGCTGCAGCATTCCACCCGCACCGGGCAGTACTCGGTGTTCAAGGAATACACCAAGCTGATCGACGACCAGTCGAAGAAGATGGCGTCGTTGCGTGGGTTGTTCGAGTTCAATTTCGACGACCGCGACCCGATCCCCATCGACAAGGTCGAGCCGGCCAGCGAGATCGTCAAGCGGTTCTCTACCGGCGCGATGAGCTTCGGCTCCATCTCGGCCGAGGCCCACGAAACCCTCGCGATCGCGATGAACCGACTCGGCGGGCGCTCGAACTCCGGTGAGGGCGGCGAGAATCCGAGCCGTTTCGAACCCGACGAGAACGGCGACTGGCGTCGTAGTGCCATCAAGCAGGTGGCCTCGGGCCGTTTCGGCGTGACCGCGCACTACCTCACCAACTGCACCGACATCCAGATCAAGATGGCGCAGGGCGCCAAGCCCGGTGAAGGTGGACAGCTCCCGCCGCACAAGGTGTACCCGTGGGTCGCCGAGGTGCGCGGCTCCACACCCGGCGTCGGCCTCATCTCGCCACCGCCCCACCATGACATCTATTCGATCGAGGATCTCGCCCAGCTGATCCACGACCTGAAGAACGCGAATCCGTCGGCAAGGATTCACGTGAAACTTGTGTCGGAAGTGGGTGTCGGCACCGTCGCGGCGGGCGTCTCGAAGGCGCACGCGGACGTGGTGCTGATCTCCGGTCACGACGGTGGTACCGGCGCTACACCGCTCACCTCGGTCAAGCACGCCGGTGGTCCCTGGGAACTCGGCCTGGCCGAGACCCAGCAGACGTTGCTGCTCAACGGCCTTCGCGACCGCATCGTGGTCCAGGTCGACGGCCAGCTCAAGACCGGCCGCGATGTGGTCGTCGCCGCACTGCTCGGTGGCGAGGAGTTCGGATTCGCGACTGCGCCGCTGGTCGTCTCGGGTTGCATCATGATGCGCGTCTGCCATCTCGACACCTGCCCGGTGGGCGTCGCGACCCAGAACCCCGTGCTGCGTGAGCGTTTCACCGGCAAGCCCGAGTTCGTCGAGAACTTCTTCATGTACATCGCCGAAGAAGTGCGCGAACTGCTGGCCCGCCTCGGCTTCCGCACGCTGCAGGAGGCCGTCGGCCAGGTGCAGATGCTTGACACCACGAAGGCGCTGCAACACTGGAAGTCGGCCAAGGCAGGAAAGCTCGACCTGTCGGCGATCCTCACCCAGACCGATTCGCCGTTCATGAATCAGGACCTGTATTGCTCTGGCAGCCAGGACCATTCGCTGGACAAGGCGCTCGATCAACAGCTGATCACCCAGGCTCGGGCGGCCATCGATTCGGGTGAGCGCGTGTCGTTCACCTCTGAGATCGCCAACGTGAACCGCACCGTGGGCACCATGCTCGGGCACGAGATCACCAAGGCGTACGGCGCCAACGGCTTGCCCGACGGCACGGTCATCATCGATTTCCACGGCTCCGCCGGAAACAGTTTCGGTGCATTTGTGCCCAAGGGTGTGACGCTGCGACTCAAGGGCGACGCCAACGACTTCGTGGGCAAGGGCCTCTCGGGTGGCCGGATCGTGATCGCTCCGGCGGACAACGCACCGGAAGGCTTTGTCGCCGAGGAGAACATCATCGCCGGCAACGTCATCGGCTTCGGTGCCACCTCCGGTGAGATCCTGCTCCGGGGTGTGGTCGGCGAGCGTTTCTGCGTCCGCAACTCGGGCGTCACCGCTGTCGTCGAAGGCGTGGGTGACCACGGCTGCGAGTACATGACGGGCGGACGCGTGATCGTGCTCGGACCGACCGGCCGCAACTTCGCCGCCGGTATGTCCGGTGGTATCGCGTACGTCTACGACCCCGACGGCGTACTGGAGAGCAATCTCAACACCGAACTGGTGCAACCGGAGCCGCTCGAGGACGAAGACCTCGAGTTCCTGGAAGGCATCGTGAACAAGCACCGCAACGAAACCGGTTCGCCGGTGGCCGCTCGTATCCTCGAAGACTGGGAGAGCAACGTCGGCCGATTCGTGAAGGTGATGCCGCGCGATTACAAGCGAGTCCTGCTCGCTATCGCCTCAGCCGAGAAGGACGGGCGCAACGTGGACGAAGCAGTGATGGAGGCCGCACGTGGCTGACCAGAAGGGCTTTCTCAAGCACCCCGAACGTGAATTGCCGCAACGGCGGCCGGTCCCGCTGCGACTCATGGACTGGAAAGAGGTCTACGAGGACTTCGATCGCGACAAGCTCCGCGTCCAGGCCAGCCGGTGCATGGACTGCGGGATCCCGTTCTGTCACAACGGTTGTCCTCTCGGAAACCTGATTCCTGAGTGGAACGACCTCGTGTACAAGGACCGTTGGGCAGACGGCATCGACCGTCTGCACGCCACCAACAACTTCCCGGAGTTCACCGGTCGGTTGTGCCCGGCCCCCTGTGAGGCGTCGTGCGTGCTGGGCATCAACCAGCCTGCCGTCACCATCAAGCAGGTCGAGGTCGAGCTCATCGACAACGCCTTCGATGAAGGCTGGGTCACGCCGGTGCTGCCGACCGAGAAGACCGGCAAGTCGGTTGCGATCGTCGGGTCAGGACCTGCCGGTCTCGCTGCGGCGCAGCAGCTCACGCGCGCCGGCCACGATGTCACCGTGTTCGAGCGGGCCGATCGGATCGGTGGTCTGCTCCGCTACGGCATCCCCGAGTTCAAGATGGAGAAGCACCACATCGACCGCCGTCTGGAGCAGATGGCCGCCGAGGGCACCCAGTTCCGTGCGGGTGTCAACGTCGGTGTTGATGTGACCGTCGAACAGCTCCAGGCCGACTTCGATGCGGTGGTGCTGTGCAACGGCTCCACCAAGGGTCGCGACCTGCCGATCCCGGGCCGTGAACTCGATGGCATCCATCAGGCGATGGAGTTCCTGCCGTGGGCCAACCGGGTTCAAGAGGGCGACGACGTCGTCGACGGTGACGGCATGCCGCCGATCAACGCCAAGGGCAAGAAGGTGATCATCATCGGTGGTGGTGACACCGGCGCGGACTGCCTCGGCACATCGCTGCGTCAGGGCGCCGAGATCGTCCACCAGTTCGAGATCATGCCGCGCCCGCCGGACGAGCGCGCCGACTCCACCCCGTGGCCCACGTACCCCCTGATGTACCGGGTGTCCTCGGCCCATGAAGAGGGCGGTGAACGCGTATTCTCGGTGAACACTGAGCAGTTCATCGGTGAAGACGGCAAGGTCACCGGTTTGCGCGCGCACGAAGTCGTGATGAACGCCGGCCGTTTCGAGAAGGTCGAAGGCAGTGACTTCGAGCTCGAGGCCGACCTGGTTCTACTGGCCATGGGCTTCGTCGGACCCGAGCGCGAGGACTTCCTCGACAAGCTCGGCGTGGAGTACAACGAACGCGGAAACGTCAAGCGCGACGACAACTTTCAGTCGACGGTCCCCGGCGTGTTCGTGGCCGGCGATGCCGGTCGCGGCCAGTCGTTGATCGTGTGGGCGATCGCCGAAGGACGGTCTGCGGCTGCCGCTGCGGACAAGTTCCTCACCGGCGCCACCCTGCTCCCCGCACCCATCGTTCCCACCCTGGCACCGCAGCGCTGAAGGTGCGGGATCGCTCCCGACCTGTCAAGATGAATCGGAACACACCTGTGTTCTGATTGGTATCGAGCTGTGATCAGCAGTTTTGCTCGGGAGGAAAGTTCATGCGGGTGGGCACTGTTCTTGGTTGGCGGCGACAGCGTGGACGCCGTACACGCGCGATGACGAGTGTGTTGGCAGCAGCTGTGGTGACGGTCGGGGCATTGAGTGCGGTGTCGGCACCCACCGCATCGGCTGATCCCGCGAGCTGTCCAGAGCTCTACGTGTTGGCCATTCCCGGAACCTGGGAGAAGTCGGCCGACGCCCAGATCCGCGGAATGCTCGCCTACCCCACGACTGGCCTCGGCGGCGAGACCCAGACTCAGCTGGTCGGGTACAACGCCACCGCCTTCCCCTGGGAGAACGGTGGTGCCGTCTACGGCGAGTCGAAAGCGCAGGCCGTGGCCAACGCCGAAGGCCTGGCCATCACGATGACCAAACGGTGCCCGGGTACGAAGATCGCACTGATCGGCTACAGCCAGGGTGCTGACGCAGCCGGCGACCTCGCCGCTGACATCGGGACCGGGCGGGGAGCCATCGCGCCCGCCAAGTTCGCCGGCGCGGTGCTGATCTCCGACCCGCGCCGCTCGAAGCAGGATGCGCTCATCGGACCGGCGCTGTCGGGCGAGGGCAACGGCGGACCACGTCAGGGCGGGTTCGGATGGGTGAAGAACCGCACCTTTACCATCTGCGATCCGGGCGACCAGTACTGCAACATCCCCCGGGACTACTACGTCTCCCGCGTGGTCGGGTACCTGGCCGAGAACAGTAACCCCAATCCCGACATGTTCGCCCAGTACCAGGCCGAGGCCGCTGCGATCTTCAGCGAACTGGTCACCCGCGGCGGACCCGGTGCCGTACTGAACGAACTCAGCAACGAAAAGGCCCGTTCGCAGATCATCGCGTTCAATCGCTTCATCGAATCGGGCTCGCACACCAACTACGGCAACTTCCAGGTGCAGCCAGGCGTCACCGCGCTGCAGTGGGCCCAGAACTACCTGGCAGGCCTGGCCTGACGTACTTCCTCCGGTTTCGACCACTTCCTCCGGTTGCAACAGGAGGGTCTGACTGGAGTCGGAGGGTTTGGCGAGGGGCGGTGTACTTCCTCCGGTTTCGGCCACTTCCTCCGGTTGCAGTCGGAGGAACTCACCGGAATCGGAGGGTTTGGCGACATCTCCGCCCCCGCCGTGTTACCCCTGGGGAAGATGTGACTCGCCCGCGTGGCAACCCGAATTCGGACATCTCTGGGCGTAGCGTGACGTTCACCACATTGTGGCAGCAACAACCCTGGTGAGGCCTGTGCAGAGGTAACGACGCGGCGGGCCATCACGACACACAACGCGAAGGTACGGATGTCCAAGGGTTTCGGCTCTGGACGATCGCGGTACCCAGAAAGTTATCCGCTGCACCAAACAGGACGTGATCAGTCGTGAAACTGGCGAAGTCGCACAACAGCCGCCGCACCCCATTACTCGGACGACACCCGCACATCTTCGGTTCGGATGGGCTGATCGCGCATCGACGACTCGCCCGGATGCTGCCCGAAGAAGGCGAACGACTGGTGACGGTCGCCGACCTGCGGAACTTCAACCTCTGATCGCTCCCGGCTGGGGACTACCTGCCGGCGATCGCGCGTGCGGCAAAATCCTCGATCAGCCCGGCAGCGACATCGGGCTGCTGGACGATGAAGAAGTGGCGCGCGGGAACGACGGGCGTGTAGTCGGCGCCGAGGAATCGGGCGTACCGGGCCTGCTTCCAGTTCCAGAACAGTCGGACCGGTGTACGCCGCCCGGGCAGGGCAGAGACAACCAGAGTCGGCGCCGGGAGGGGC is a window from the Williamsia sp. DF01-3 genome containing:
- the gltB gene encoding glutamate synthase large subunit, with translation MKHAPGPIGLYDPQNEHDSCGVAFVVDMHGRRSRDIVDKAIAALVNLEHRGAAGAEPNTGDGAGIMIQVPDKFFRAVVDFELPPEGSYATGIAFLPQGSGDAKTAVDGVEKIVEAEGLTVLGWRDVPTDESSLGALARDAMPTFRQIFIAGDCSGEDLERRSYVVRKRVETELGNKGAGQDGPGRETVYFPSLSGRTFVYKGMLTTPQLRGFYVDLQDDRVESALGLVHSRFSTNTFPSWPLAHPFRRVAHNGEINTATGNENWMRAREALIDTSVFGEGTADKIFPVVTHGASDTARFDEVLELLHLGGRSLPHAVLMMIPEAWERHESMKPEHRAFYEYHSTLMEAWDGPASVCFTDGTVIGAVLDRNGLRPSRIWVTKDGLVVMASEVGVLDIDHSDVVQKLRLQPGRMFLVDTAAGRIVDDAEIKDELAAEHPYQQWLDEGMLHLDKLPGRPHTHMPHDRVRLRQQVFGYTTEEVDLLVSPMATTGAEPIGSMGTDTPLAVLSQRPRMLFDYFQQMFAQVTNPPLDAIREEVVTSIGVSIGREADLLNPGPESCRQIVLPQPILDNDDLAKLVHLGDNEQYADYRSVQIRGLYPVAEGGDGLRKALDNVRTQVSEAIADGVRLVVLSDRESDETLAPIPSLLLVSAVHHHLVREKTRTQVGLLVEAGDAREVHHMAALVGFGAAAINPYMAFETIEDMSVRGALGDLDYETARKNYIKAAGKGVLKVMSKMGISTLASYTGAQLFQVIGINQDTVDEYFTGLRSHLGGIGLDDIAADVTARHQLAFNHRPEERAHRELEVGGEYQWRREGEYHLFNPDTVFKLQHSTRTGQYSVFKEYTKLIDDQSKKMASLRGLFEFNFDDRDPIPIDKVEPASEIVKRFSTGAMSFGSISAEAHETLAIAMNRLGGRSNSGEGGENPSRFEPDENGDWRRSAIKQVASGRFGVTAHYLTNCTDIQIKMAQGAKPGEGGQLPPHKVYPWVAEVRGSTPGVGLISPPPHHDIYSIEDLAQLIHDLKNANPSARIHVKLVSEVGVGTVAAGVSKAHADVVLISGHDGGTGATPLTSVKHAGGPWELGLAETQQTLLLNGLRDRIVVQVDGQLKTGRDVVVAALLGGEEFGFATAPLVVSGCIMMRVCHLDTCPVGVATQNPVLRERFTGKPEFVENFFMYIAEEVRELLARLGFRTLQEAVGQVQMLDTTKALQHWKSAKAGKLDLSAILTQTDSPFMNQDLYCSGSQDHSLDKALDQQLITQARAAIDSGERVSFTSEIANVNRTVGTMLGHEITKAYGANGLPDGTVIIDFHGSAGNSFGAFVPKGVTLRLKGDANDFVGKGLSGGRIVIAPADNAPEGFVAEENIIAGNVIGFGATSGEILLRGVVGERFCVRNSGVTAVVEGVGDHGCEYMTGGRVIVLGPTGRNFAAGMSGGIAYVYDPDGVLESNLNTELVQPEPLEDEDLEFLEGIVNKHRNETGSPVAARILEDWESNVGRFVKVMPRDYKRVLLAIASAEKDGRNVDEAVMEAARG
- a CDS encoding glutamate synthase subunit beta gives rise to the protein MADQKGFLKHPERELPQRRPVPLRLMDWKEVYEDFDRDKLRVQASRCMDCGIPFCHNGCPLGNLIPEWNDLVYKDRWADGIDRLHATNNFPEFTGRLCPAPCEASCVLGINQPAVTIKQVEVELIDNAFDEGWVTPVLPTEKTGKSVAIVGSGPAGLAAAQQLTRAGHDVTVFERADRIGGLLRYGIPEFKMEKHHIDRRLEQMAAEGTQFRAGVNVGVDVTVEQLQADFDAVVLCNGSTKGRDLPIPGRELDGIHQAMEFLPWANRVQEGDDVVDGDGMPPINAKGKKVIIIGGGDTGADCLGTSLRQGAEIVHQFEIMPRPPDERADSTPWPTYPLMYRVSSAHEEGGERVFSVNTEQFIGEDGKVTGLRAHEVVMNAGRFEKVEGSDFELEADLVLLAMGFVGPEREDFLDKLGVEYNERGNVKRDDNFQSTVPGVFVAGDAGRGQSLIVWAIAEGRSAAAAADKFLTGATLLPAPIVPTLAPQR
- a CDS encoding cutinase family protein; this translates as MTSVLAAAVVTVGALSAVSAPTASADPASCPELYVLAIPGTWEKSADAQIRGMLAYPTTGLGGETQTQLVGYNATAFPWENGGAVYGESKAQAVANAEGLAITMTKRCPGTKIALIGYSQGADAAGDLAADIGTGRGAIAPAKFAGAVLISDPRRSKQDALIGPALSGEGNGGPRQGGFGWVKNRTFTICDPGDQYCNIPRDYYVSRVVGYLAENSNPNPDMFAQYQAEAAAIFSELVTRGGPGAVLNELSNEKARSQIIAFNRFIESGSHTNYGNFQVQPGVTALQWAQNYLAGLA